Proteins co-encoded in one Fibrobacter sp. UWR4 genomic window:
- a CDS encoding FISUMP domain-containing protein, which yields MNTFKKITITSAVAFALFAFNACGDDSNSTSASGENSSLSSAVEDDESSSSINGDSSSSVTPGSSSSVIPSDSEDSNSSSSVKVNGKSSSSVNKVVSSSSNTNDVSSSSRRAKCENDSVFVDTVANYIVTYKCVDGAWDVLEMIKIDVEVPDPHYDMSEQFKFNSMENKNAGEDFTDSRDGQIYKTINILKPSSNEIAFRAFAENLNFGTQIKSNEINSDDSKVEKYCYNDDSWYCDNGFGGLYTWSEAMGFHKACDTTFVGTTESCPDMIDTTAEHYSNPELAFNYAQHRGICPEGWHIMNLNEWKVMKEKSDRSLKSRLVWGGSDAYNSTGMSALPVGKVDAGEFKYFGEHTYFWHPKEFATDERGAKSTLIADNLWNIESNADKSYAYSVRCVENYKK from the coding sequence ATGAACACTTTCAAGAAAATCACAATCACCAGCGCGGTCGCTTTTGCGCTGTTCGCCTTTAACGCCTGCGGCGATGACTCCAACTCCACCAGCGCATCTGGTGAAAACAGTTCCCTGAGTTCCGCTGTTGAGGACGATGAATCGTCCTCCAGCATCAACGGCGACTCTTCCTCTTCTGTCACTCCGGGTTCTTCTTCAAGTGTCATCCCGAGCGATAGCGAAGATTCTAACAGTTCCTCTAGCGTAAAAGTCAATGGAAAGTCAAGTTCTTCTGTGAACAAGGTTGTAAGCAGTTCGTCAAATACTAATGATGTTTCCTCCAGCTCTCGTAGAGCAAAATGTGAAAACGATTCTGTTTTTGTTGATACCGTGGCAAACTACATTGTTACCTATAAGTGCGTAGATGGTGCTTGGGATGTTTTAGAAATGATTAAAATTGATGTTGAAGTTCCTGACCCTCATTACGATATGTCTGAGCAATTTAAGTTTAATAGTATGGAAAATAAAAATGCAGGTGAAGATTTTACCGACTCTCGAGATGGTCAGATATATAAAACAATCAACATCCTAAAGCCTTCGTCAAATGAGATTGCCTTCCGAGCTTTTGCCGAAAATCTAAACTTCGGAACTCAAATCAAAAGTAACGAAATCAACTCCGACGATTCTAAGGTGGAGAAATATTGTTATAACGACGATTCCTGGTACTGTGATAACGGATTTGGAGGACTCTACACCTGGAGCGAGGCCATGGGGTTCCACAAGGCCTGTGACACGACTTTTGTTGGAACAACGGAAAGCTGCCCCGACATGATTGATACCACTGCAGAACATTATTCTAATCCAGAATTGGCTTTTAATTATGCTCAGCACAGGGGAATTTGCCCCGAAGGGTGGCATATCATGAATTTAAATGAGTGGAAGGTGATGAAAGAAAAATCAGATCGCTCGCTAAAATCTAGGCTTGTTTGGGGAGGTTCTGATGCCTATAACTCCACAGGCATGTCTGCCTTGCCTGTAGGAAAAGTTGATGCAGGTGAATTTAAGTATTTCGGAGAACACACATATTTCTGGCATCCAAAAGAATTCGCTACCGATGAACGAGGGGCAAAATCAACGTTGATTGCCGACAATCTGTGGAACATTGAATCCAATGCAGATAAATCCTATGCGTATTCTGTTCGCTGTGTAGAAAACTACAAAAAGTAA